From a region of the Fibrobacter sp. UWB2 genome:
- a CDS encoding TIGR02147 family protein → MKAIIEYSDFRQYMRDFYEERKLRHVFSWREFSKAAGFTSSSYMKVVCDGKSNLSRIGVERTGQAMGLVGFEMDYFRAMVNFGQETDEVKKKAAYEEMLEIARVHKVRVVEGDLFEFYESWRNPVLRELAPLMPGATPGELAKMCYTDVSAADIKQSLDFLVKAGFLKKEGENTYSQTETSIKGSPEATKLAIRDMHREMAKIAANSLDLARTERNFSGVTMGISKDSYEQIVKELDECRRKIVSIAAGDKNIDQVYRLNLQLFPLTRKAKENGND, encoded by the coding sequence ATGAAAGCAATTATCGAATACTCCGACTTCCGACAGTACATGCGCGACTTTTATGAAGAGCGCAAGCTCCGCCATGTTTTCTCGTGGCGTGAATTTTCCAAAGCCGCAGGCTTTACCTCATCTTCATACATGAAGGTCGTCTGCGACGGGAAAAGCAATTTAAGCCGTATCGGAGTCGAGCGCACCGGGCAAGCCATGGGGCTTGTCGGATTCGAGATGGACTACTTCAGGGCGATGGTGAACTTCGGCCAAGAAACGGACGAAGTGAAAAAGAAAGCCGCCTACGAAGAAATGCTCGAAATCGCAAGAGTCCACAAAGTCAGAGTCGTCGAAGGCGACCTGTTTGAATTTTACGAAAGCTGGCGAAACCCAGTCTTACGAGAACTCGCCCCGCTTATGCCAGGCGCCACTCCGGGTGAACTTGCCAAGATGTGCTACACGGACGTTTCCGCCGCAGACATCAAGCAGTCCCTTGATTTTTTGGTCAAGGCAGGGTTCCTCAAAAAAGAGGGAGAAAACACATACTCCCAGACAGAAACGTCCATCAAGGGTTCCCCCGAAGCAACTAAGCTTGCCATCCGCGATATGCACCGCGAAATGGCCAAAATCGCCGCCAATTCGCTCGACCTCGCCCGCACTGAGCGCAACTTCTCCGGTGTCACTATGGGCATATCCAAGGACTCTTACGAACAAATCGTCAAGGAGCTCGACGAATGCCGCCGCAAAATCGTGAGCATTGCCGCAGGCGACAAAAACATCGATCAAGTTTATAGACTAAATTTACAGTTATTCCCTCTCACAAGAAAGGCGAAGGAGAATGGCAATGACTAA
- a CDS encoding GGDEF domain-containing protein — protein MSVFGFYVEVNAGCVVILLLLLYSIKRLPTPQVKYELFQTLVLWHIVYFISDSVWALVNDATIPKNTFTVLAVNYFNAIIMPVVAYNCFMFAEISTRPEMTRMQIERFRCKLRIPIIVQFVALLISFWIAPDFWLDDRLEPIGFYYFILAFLPLIYWMAGTIRGLLRTRTMLNRANLGTYLIVASYTPGVLVAGGAQVLFALTTPIFCFWCTAIILFAYLHMQNQLISTDSLTMLNNRNRLHDYLHQPREEKNSFVIMVDVDHFKQINDTYGHAEGDRALIIVSQALKKACERLGSSMFLCRYGGDEFLMIAQTEVPDDVVKEVRGCLQEEVAKQGVSRSYKIEASMGFARWDGNPESFKESMINADKRMYEDKRLA, from the coding sequence ATGAGCGTTTTTGGATTTTATGTCGAAGTCAATGCGGGATGCGTCGTGATACTGCTGCTGCTTTTGTACAGTATCAAGAGACTCCCGACTCCGCAGGTCAAGTATGAACTTTTCCAGACGCTTGTGCTTTGGCATATTGTCTATTTCATAAGTGACTCTGTTTGGGCGCTTGTGAACGATGCTACTATCCCGAAAAATACGTTTACTGTCTTGGCGGTGAATTATTTCAATGCCATTATTATGCCGGTTGTCGCGTATAACTGTTTTATGTTTGCTGAAATCAGCACGCGCCCGGAAATGACTCGCATGCAGATTGAACGGTTCCGGTGCAAATTGCGTATCCCGATTATCGTGCAGTTTGTGGCGTTGCTCATTTCTTTTTGGATTGCTCCCGACTTTTGGCTTGATGACCGGCTAGAACCCATTGGCTTTTATTATTTCATCTTAGCATTCTTGCCGTTAATTTATTGGATGGCGGGAACTATTCGAGGATTGCTCCGTACGCGAACTATGCTGAACAGGGCTAATCTTGGAACGTATCTGATTGTGGCGAGTTATACGCCGGGTGTGTTGGTGGCGGGCGGTGCTCAGGTTCTCTTTGCATTGACGACTCCGATTTTCTGCTTCTGGTGTACCGCAATTATTTTGTTTGCGTATTTGCATATGCAAAACCAGCTGATTTCGACGGATTCATTGACGATGCTCAATAACCGCAATCGTCTGCATGATTATTTGCACCAGCCACGTGAAGAGAAGAACTCTTTTGTGATTATGGTGGACGTGGACCACTTTAAGCAAATTAACGATACTTACGGCCATGCCGAAGGAGACCGTGCGCTCATTATTGTTTCGCAGGCGCTCAAGAAGGCTTGTGAACGCTTGGGATCTTCGATGTTCCTCTGCCGTTATGGTGGCGACGAGTTCTTGATGATTGCGCAGACGGAAGTCCCGGACGATGTGGTTAAGGAAGTCCGCGGTTGCTTGCAAGAAGAAGTCGCAAAGCAGGGCGTGTCACGCTCCTATAAGATTGAGGCGAGCATGGGCTTTGCCCGCTGGGATGGAAATCCTGAAAGCTTCAAGGAAAGCATGATCAACGCCGACAAGAGAATGTACGAAGACAAGCGCTTGGCGTAG